GTCGTGGACGCCTCAAATACTAGAGCCTAAGATGCGAACTGTTATGAAGAAACTTCACATGCTGACTGCCCTGGTGCTCACCGGCTTCGCCGCCGCGCAGGACACCACCACGACCACCGAGACGACCACGACCACGACGACCACCACCGTCGCGGAACCCGTGAACGCCCCGGCCATGATGAGCGCCGACGAGAACTTCGCCAAGGCGCAGGAATACGCCGTGCAGGCCGACGTCGCCTACCCCATCCCCTTCTACGACCGCACGCTGTGGAAGGCCGCCGTGGACCACGCCTACTACGCCGCCAGCATGGAAGCCGGCAACCGCGACTACAGCGCGTACCTGGCGCAGCTGTACACCAAGACCCAGTGGTGGATCAACGCGTACAACGCCTGGACCCGCCTGGGCGACCTGAACGACCAGGAGAAGGAATGGGCGTCCCTCAGCGCCGCCAAACTGGCGTACATGGCCCTGCAGCGCGGTGACAAGACCATGGCCCGCATGTACGTCGAGAAGGGCATGGCCTGGGCCGACAGCGCCAGCCTCCAGGCCATCATGAAACGCCTGTAACCGAAACCAGCAGCATGAGAAGCGGGAGGCCCACTGTGGCCTCCCCTTTCGTTGCCCTGAATTGCGCATGAAGAGGCGAGACGCGGGGTTTTCCCAGCGTTCCGCCTCCTGCACGCCGCGCCCTTACTGCAGGGTGCGCAGCGTCTCGCGCATGATCTCCAGACCCGTCGCGGCCTCCTCGCGGGTCAGGATCAGCGGCGGGGAGATACGGATCACGGCCTCACCGCAATCGAGGTTCAGCAGGCCACGCTCGAACATCGCCATGCTCGCCCGGTCCCGCAGCGCCCCGTCCGGGCTGCCGTCGGGCTTCACGAACTCCAGCCCGATGAACAGCCCCGCGCCGCGCACGTCCCCCAGGAACGGGAATTCCGCCTGCATGCCCTTCAGCTCGGCCATGATGAACTCGCCCACCTGCGCGGCGTTGTCCATCAGGTTCGCGCCGCAGCCCGGGTGCTGCACCTTCCCTTCCAGCAGGTCCAGTGTCGAGTGCGCCGCGGCCGCCGCCACCGGGTTCCCGCCGTACGTGCTGCCGTGCGACCCGACCGGCCACGTCATGACGCTCTCCTTGGCCAGCAGCGCCCCCAGCGGCATGCCCGACGCGATGCCCTTCGCGGACGTGATGATGTCCGGCTGCACGTCAAAGTGCTGGAAGCTGAACATCTTCCCGGTGCGGCCCATCCCGGCCTGCACCTCGTCGAAGATCAGCATGATCCCGTACTTGTCGCACAGCGCCCGCAGGCCCGGCAGGAAGTCCGCCGGGGGCACGATGTACCCACCCTCGCCCTGCATGGGTTCCACGATGATCGCCGCGACCTCATCGGCGGGCAGGATGCCCACGAACAGCCCCTCGATGTGATCCAGCACCGCCTGACCGCACGTCTCGGGCGTGCTGCCCAGCGGCGGACGGAACGGGTTCGGGTACGGCACGTGGCTCACGGCGGGCAGCAGCGGGCCGAAGCCACGCTTGTACTTCGTCTTGCTGCCCGTCAGCGTGATCGCGCCGTACGTCCGCCCGTGGAAGCTGCCCATCGTCGAGATGATGTGCTGCCGTCCCGTGTGGTTGCGCGCCAGTTTCACGGCCGCCTCGACCGCCTCGGCGCCGCTGTTGCTGAAGAACACGCGCCACTTCTCGCCCGGTTTCTCCACGTGCTTCACGAGACGCTCGGCGAGGCTGGTCGTGATCTCCTGCGGGTAATCCGTCAGGCACACGTGCGTGAACTTCGTGATCTGCTCCTGCACCGCCTGCACCACATGCGGATGCGCGTGCCCGGTCGTGCTCACCGCGATCCCCGCGAAGAAATCCAGCATGGTGTTCCCGTCCACGTCCGTCAGCCACACGCCCTCACCGTGATCCGGCACGAACGGGTACGGACGCATGTAGGACGTCGAGAGGTGCTGGCTGTCGCGCTCCATGATCGAAGCGGTCTTCGGGCCGGGCAGGGAGGTCTTCAGTTCAGGCTGACGGGGTTTGGGAAGGGTGGTCATGGATGTTCTCCTGGGGAGCGGGACGGTAGAGTCGCGGGCGACCCCTCCGCCCCTTCGGGGCACCTCCCCTCAAGGGGAGGCGGGTGATTCCTGGCTCCCCTCAAGGGGAGCTGGCCGCGCAGCGGACTGAAGGGTTGCGCTGTGTCTCAGTCGCCGCTGACGGGTTGCGCGGCCTGCACCATGCCGTCTGGCGCGGTGTCGGTCGCGGCGCCGATGCCGTGGGCGGCCCATTTGTCTTCGCGGCTGTTGAGGCGGTGCTGGGTGGCGCCGGGGCGGTGGCGGGATTCGGCGAATTCCTTGGGTTCAATGCTGATGCGTTCGCCTTCCATGAGGCCGAAGATGCCGCTCTGGCCGGGTTCCTTGCGTTGCCAGTCGGTGGGGACGAGCATGTCGGGGCCGGTGTAGTCGGTGGGTTCGCTGTACGCGGCGATGTAGCCTTCGAAGTTGCGCAGGATGAGCTTCTCGGGGCTGTGCGACAGGACGTAGTTGGGGGCGACGGGGATCTTGCCGCCGCCGCCGGGGGCGTCCACGACGTACGTGGGAACGCTGTAGCCGCTGGTGTGGCCGCGCAGGCTTTCCATGATTTCCAGGCCCTTGCTGACGGTGGTGCGCAGGTGCCCGGCACCGTGCACGAGGTCGCACTGGTAGATGTAGTAGGGGCGCACGCGGATCTTGACGAGTTCGCGCACGAGTTTCTGCATGATGACGGGGTGGTCGTTCACGCCGCGCAGCAGCACGCTCTGGTTGCCCAGGGGGACGCCGGCGCGGGTGAGGCGGTCGCAGGCGTCGGCGACTTCCGGGGTGATTTCCTTGGGGTGGTTGACGTGGATGTTCATCCACACCGGGTGGTTTTCACTGAGGACGTCGCAGAGTTCCTGCGTGACGCGCATGGGCATGAACACGGGGACGCGGGTGCCGATGCGGATGATCTCGATGTGCTCGATCTTGCGCAGTTCGGCCAGCAGGCGGCCCAGGACTTTCGGCGCGAGGGTGAGGGGGTCACCGCCGGACAGCAGGACGTCGCGGACCTGGGGGGTGTTGCGCAGGTAGTTCAGCTGCTGCTCGTACTCGGCGGGGTTGAAGGTCTCGGTGGGGTCGCCGACGATGCGGCTACGGGTGCAGTAGCGGCAGTAGCTGGCGCACTGCGTGGTGACGAGCATCAGCACGCGGTCCGGGTAGCGGTGCACCAGGCCGGGGACGGGGCTGTGCTTGTCCTCCGCCAGGGAGTCTTCCATCATGCTCGTGAACGGCTGAAGTTCTTCCTCGGTGGGGATCACCTGTCGCCTGACGGGGCAGGTGGGATCGTCGCGGTCCATGAGGCTGGCGAAGTACGGGGTGATGTCCAGGCGGAAGATGCCCTCGGCGCTGGCGCCCTTGCGTTCGCTGTCGGTCAGGGTGAGGACTTCCTCGAGTTCGGCGACGCTGTTGATGCGGTTTTTCAGCTGCCATTTCCAGTCGTACCACTGCTCGTCGGGCACGTCGGCCCACTTGTCGGCGCGGTGGTTGCGGGGCAGCATCATCTGGCTGCGAAGGGTGGCCTGCGGGTGAATCGGCATGGGAAAACCTCCGGTGGTGCGGCGTGAACGGGTGAAACTCGAATTGAGTGCGCCCTTATTGTCCGCGCTGGGCGGGCCGGATTGGAATGCGCGTCGCCTGTCAGGTGCGCGGGGGTCGCCGCACACCAGCCTCGCAAACGCCACCCACCACCTTCCAAATGCTAAGGTGGGGGGGTATGAGACAGTCCGGCGGCCACCTCGACCCCCTCGACCACCGCATCCTGCAGGAACTCCAGACGGACTCCCGCCTGAGCATGCGCGAACTCGGCCGCCGCGTCGGCCTGAGCGCCCCCGCCGTCACTGAACGCGTCCGCCGCCTCGAAGACGCCGGCGTGATCCTCGGCTACGGCATCCGCGTCGCCAGCAAACCGCTCGGGCGCACCATCACCGCCTTCATCGGCGTGCAGGACAGTGGCCGCAACGACCCCACCCTGGTCCGCTGGGCCACCAGGCACGACGGCGTGCTGGAATGCCACAGCGTCACCGGGGACAACTCCTGCATCCTGAAAGTCGCCGTGCCCGACGTCGGCGCGCTGGAACACATGCTGACCGAACTGATCAACATGGGCTTCACCTGCGACACCAGCATCGTCCTCAGCACCCCCCTGGAAGGCAAACTGCTCCTCCCGCCCCGGTAAACGCGCCGGGCAGTCCGGGCGGCAGGTAAGCTGCCGTCATGGTGTCTGAACTGCGGGAGCTGTTCGTGCGGGACCTCCAGAAGCTCATCGCAGAACTGGAGGCGTACCCGGACGACGCCTCCGTGTGGCGGGTACGGGGGGACATCGTGAATCCGGCGGGGACGCTGGCGCTGCACCTGATCGGGAACCTGTCGCAGTTCATCGGCGCGGACCTCGGTGGCGCGCCGTTCGAGCGGGACCGGGAGGCGGAGTTCGCGCGGCGGGACGTGCCCCGCGCGGAACTGATCGCGGGGCTGCGGGAGGTGTCGGCGCGGGTGGTCTCGGCCCTGGACGGCCTGGACGCGGCGCGGCTGGACGAGGTGAGTGCGCGGCAGCTGCCGGGCTTCCCGGAGGGCATGACAGTCCGGTACTTCCTGATTCACCTGTACGGGCACCTGAACTGGCACCTGGGGCAGGTGGATTACCACCGCCGGATGCTGGACTGAACGCAGGTTCTTCCCAGGTCACTTCACCTTGACGTAGGCGCTGTAGCTGCCGACGGACTGCATCCAGAGGATGCGCTGTCCGCCGCGTCCTGCCTCGAAGTACGCGTTGTACACGCTGGGCTTGCCTTCGATGTCGCTGAAGCTGATCTGCCAGTTGCCCTTCATGGCGTGTTTGCCGCTGGATTTGGCGCCGCTGAAGGTCTGCGCGCCGACGACGCCGCTGGCCATGGCGAGGCTCCAGCGGTACGTGCCGTTCCCGACGAACTCGAACGTCTCGTTGCTGGAGAATCCGGTGGCGCCGGCGCTGAGGCCGGTGAAGGCGTTCACCCACTGCGTGTACCCGCTGGCGTTGCTGCTCCAGGTGCCGGTGAGGTCGCTGGCGGCGACGGCGAAGCGGTTCAGGCCGCGCAGGTTCCGCAGGGGCCGCAGGAGGGTGTCGTCCACGCCGTAGAACTGCGCGGGGTCCAGGCGGTATGCCTTCAGGAAGGTGTCGCGGTCGGGGGTGACGATCTCGATCCAGCCGCTCTCGGCCTGCCGGAACAGCGCGACGTACACCCGCGCCCCGGTCTCCAGGCTGGTGGCGGTCCCGCTGGCGAGGTAGGGCCGTTCGAAGTTCAGGGTGTCGAAGGCCTGCCGGTAGTCCTGCAGGTCGCGGTAGCGGGGCGCGACGAGGGTGTTCCAGGCGTCCCGCAGTGCGGCGTCGGAGTCCGGGTTGTAGGTGGGGCCGCTGGGGTAGTGCAGGCGGATGGTGGTGGTGCCGCGCCGGGCGAGCACCCAGTCCTTCTGCACGACGGACACCCACCCGTCGTCGAAGGTGGTGGTGTCGAACTTGAAGGTGCTCTTCAGCGGCGCGGTGTTCAGCCCGCCCGCTGCGGGGGCCGGGGCGGGTTTCGGTGGGGTGGGCGTGGTCTGGGCGGTGGGGGTTTTCAGGCGCAGGGTGGTCAGGAATGCGTCGAACTGCTCCAGGCATTTTTCGTCGTTGCCGAGCATCAGGACGCTCGCCGCCTGCCCGGCCGCGCTGAAGGTCGCCAGGACCGCCAGACTGGTCCCACCCTCGTAAGCGAACGAGGCGCCGCCCAGGTGGGTCTGCCAGCCGCCGACCGGGTCGCCGCTCTCCTCCTCGGGCGCGTCGTCGGGCGCGTAGGGTTTCACGACCAGGGTGTTCCACTCGCTGCGGAAGTCCTGTTTCACGTTCCCGCTGCCTTTCGTCGCGGCGTACAGGTCGAACAGGCAGTACTGGCCGCCCGCGTTGCGGCTGACGCGCGTGACGCCCTTCGCGGTCGTCTGCGTCCAGCCGCTCGGGGGCGTGAAGGTGTACACGTCGAACGTCGCGGCGTGCGCGGCACTCAGGGTGCTCAGGGCCAGCAGGGGCAGGTGGGCGGGGCGGCTGCGCATGCGGTGAACCTCCAGGGGTGGGGTGCGGACCGGGGGGACGTCCAGTATGAACCGCGCGCCCGGCACCGCGCACGCCCCGCGTCGGGTAGACTGCGGGGCTGATGTCCGACGCTGCCATCCCCTCCCCCACCACTGTTCCGCCCCAGGCCACGGGCATCACCCTGGTCGTCACCGAACGCGTCCGCCTGTCGAAACTGGAGGCGTACGAGGCGTGGGCGCGGCGCCTGCACGCCCTCCAGGCGACCCAGCCGGGCTTCCTGGGCCTGCACGTCCTGCGGGACACGAACGGCCCGGTCGCGGAGTACGTGACGCTGGTGCGGTTCGCGTCCCCGCAGGCCCTCGCCGCGTGGCGCGCCACGCCCGCGTACCGTTCGGCGCTGGCGGAACTGGACGAGTTCACCGCCGACGAGGTCGAGTACCGCGAGGCGCAGGGCCTGGAGGCGTGGTTCGACCGCCCGGCGCGCCTGCCCGCCCCGCCGCTGTGGAAGAACGTGATCGTGGGGATCGTGGGCGTGTACCCGCTGATCATGCTGTTCGCGTGGCTGCTGCGGCCCGTCACCGGGGAGTGGCCCGCGTGGGCGTCCACGCTGGCGACCGCGTCGGTGTCCACGCTGTTCCTGAACTGGCCGGTGCTGCCGTGGCTGTCGCGCCTGCTGCGCCCCTGGCTGTACCCCACCCGGCGCGCCTGACCCCTGACGGAGAGGCGGCCCCGGAAGCACACCGGGGCCGCCTCTTCCTACGTCTGGTTTACGTCCAGGTGCCGTTGACCTCGCGGACGTGCAGGGTGGGGCCGTCCGCGGCGACGATCACGACCCGCGCGCCCTGCGGGGTGTCCGGGCCGGTGGCGCGCCACTCGCTGTCCCCCACCCGCACGCGGCCGATGCCGTTCACGATGGGCGTGACGACCGTGACGGTCTGCCCCACCAGCCGGTGCGCGCCCCGGTTCACGCGGCCCGCCTCGGGCGAGTCCGGCAGGAGGCGCGTCACGTAGCGGCGGCCCAGCGTGACCGCCGCGACGCTCAGCGCGGCGAACAGCAGCAGCTGCACGGCGACCGGCAGGATGGGCAGGACGAACACCAGCAGGCCCAGCGCGAACGCGGCGAGGGCCAGCCACACGAAGAAGATGCCGGGCGCGGCGACTTCCAGGATCAGCAGCAGCGCGCCCAGCACCCACCAGTGCCAGGACTGCACGCGTTCCAGGGTGGGCAGCCAGTCCATCCGCTTATCCCTTGCGCCCGAAGGCGTCCCGGGCGATCTCCGCGACGCCCTGCAGGCTGCCCAGGATGCTCGTCGCTTCCAGCGGCAGGATCAGGGTCTTCTGGTTGGGCGCGCTGGCGATGTCCTTCAGGGCGTCCACGTAGCGCTGCGCGACGAAGTAGTTGATGGCCTGCACGTTCCCCGCAGCAATCGCGTCACTGACCAGCCGGGTCGCCTCGGCTTCCGCCTGCGCGGCGCGTTCGCGGGCCTCGGCCTCCAGGAACGCGGCCTGACGGCGCCCCTCGGCGGAGAGGATCTCGGCCTGCTTCTCGCCCTCGGCCTTCAGGATCGCGGCCTGCCGGAAGCCCTCGGCGTCGAGGATGTTGGCGCGTTTCTCGCGTTCGGCCTTCATCTGGCGGGCCATGCTGGCGACCAGATCGGCCGGCGGCTTGATGTCCTTCACCTCGATTCGCGTTGCTTTGACGCCCCACGGCTCGGTGGCCTCGTCCACGACGGTCAATAGGCGGGCGTTGATCTGGTCACGGTTCGAGAGCAGTTCGTCGAGGTCCATGCTGCCCATCACGGTGCGGATGTTCGTCATGGTCAGGTTCAGGATCGCCTGGTTCAGGTTGCTGACCTCGTAGCTGGCCTTGGCGGCGTCGAGCACCTGGTAGAACACCACGCCGTCCACGGTGACCAGCGCGTTGTCCTTGGTGATGACCTCCTGGCTGGGCACGTCGAGCACCTGTTCCATCATGTTCACGCGGCGCCCGATGCGGTCGATGTACGGAATGATGATGTTCAGCCCCGGTTTCAGCGTCCGCTGGAACTTCCCGAAGCGTTCCTGCGTCCACTCGCTGCCCTGCGGCACGCTCTTGACTCCGGCGAACAGCGTGACCAGCACCAGCATGAGCAGCACGATCACGAAAATGGTGAATCCCATGAAATTGCCTCCCTTTACGGGGCAGTACGCGCCCCCGCCGCGCCGGGTTCCCACGGGACGCTCAGCACACCCAGCAGGGGCAGGTCCCGCCACAGCGGGTACGGGTCCACGCCACGCAGCGCCGCGACGAGCAGGCTGATGACCGTCCCGTGCGCCACGACCGCCACGGTCGGCTGCGGGTTGGCGGCCATGACGGCGTTCACGGCGTTCGAGAAGCGGGTGCGGGCGTCACGCGCGGTCTCCTCGCCGACCACCAGCAGGTCCGGCTGCGCGAAGAACTGCCGGTACTCGGCCTGGAAATCCGCCGGGTCCGCGTGGAAGCGGGCCGTGTAGCGCAGCTGCTCGTGCAGGCCGTGCATGGGCCGCAGCGGCACCCCCAGGTGATCGTCCAGCGCCTGTGCGGTCGCGTGCGCCTTGGGTTCCAGCGAGCACACGATCACGTCCGGACGCGGGTTCAGGCGGGCCGCCAGCGCAGGCAGCTCGGTCAGGGCGTCCGGGGCGAGCGGCCACTCGTGCGCCGGGACGCCCGCCACGAACTGCGGTGTGCCGTGCTTGATCAGGTGCAGGGTGCGGAGCATGGATGCAGGAGAGCATGGGCACTGGTGATGGCGAGAGCCGGCCGCCTAATTCCGACAACACCAGTTTGGTATGAAAGCCTAAATCGGCCTCCGCGTGCGGGTAGGTCAGCTCCGTTTCATGACGTTTCTCTCGTGATTTGATCATTCGCTGCATCTGAGTAATCGTTGTAAATCATGTCTAGTCAATTATCGGTCAGCTGGCCCCTCACCACGTTCAATGACGGAGGTCCGCACAATCCAGCCTCACGGCGACCAAAGGAGAGAACCTCATGCGTCTAACCCGGCTTTCCTCTGCTCCGATCTCCTCTGCCTCGAAGCTCCTGACCCTGCCCGCCCTGCTGGCGCTGCTGAGTGCCTGCAACCTCAGCGCTGCGCCCGGCAGCAGCGATCCGGTCGCCACCACCCCCACCCTGGACGCCCAGGGCCTGAACACCTTCCCCACACCCACCAGCACGACGAAGATCAGCGCCACCATCACCATCCCCAAGGGCACCAGCCGCAACTACGGCAACGCGCGCTACATCTCCAGCACCGACAGCCAGAACGAGAATCAGGCCCCGCTGTTCATCCTGGAAGACGGCGCCAGCCTGAGCAACGTGATCATCGGCGCGCCCGCCGCAGACGGGGTCCACTGCAAGGGCAGCTGCACCCTGACGAACGTCTGGTGGGAGGACGTCGGCGAGGACGCCGCCACCTTCAAGAGCACGGCAGCCTCGCAGGTCATGACCGTCACGGGTGGCGGCGCCCGCAAGGCGACCGACAAGATCTTCCAGCACAACGGCCCCGGCACCATGATCATCCGGAACTTCAGCGCCGAGACGTACGGCACCTTCTACCGCTCATGCGGGAACTGCAAGACGCAGTACCGCCGCAACGTCGTCATCAGCGGCGTCACCGCCAAGGACGGCACCGCGAAACTGGTCGGCGTGAACGAGAACTACGGCGACACCGCCAAGATCAGCGGCGTGACCATCATCGGGCGGCGCGTGCCCGTCTGCGTGCGCTTCACCGGCGTCACCAGCGGCGAACCGAAGGAGATTCCCGGCAGCGGCGGCCCCAGCGGCACCACCTGTCAGTTCAGCACGGGCGACATCAGCTACCAGTGACCGCCTGATACCCGACGACCTCCCCCGGTGTGTGCAATCCACACAGATCGGGGGAGGTCGCCTGCCGGTCGCCGCTGCCGCTAGACTCGCGGGAATGAGTGCGCCGCTGGTGGCCCTGAGGGACGTGGACGTGATCGCGGGTGGGGACACGCGCCTGCGCGGCGTGACGCTGGACGTGCCGCGCGGCGCGGCGCTGCGGCTGTGGGGGTCGAACGGGGGCGGGAAGACGACGCTGCTGCGCCTGCTGGCGGGCGAGGTCGCCCCGGTGCGCGGCGAGCGGGTGTACGGGCTGGGGGACGGGGTGCAGCGCTCGGCGGTGCGGGCGCGGCGGTCGCTGCGACTGGTCGGCCCGGATGCCGAGGCGTTCTATCTGACGCGCGAGTGGGTGCAGACCGTGCAGGACGTGCTCCTGGCGGCACTGTCCGGCGAGCGGTTGAACCTGTGGGAGGCGACACCGGGGGCGCAGGCGCGCGTGGCGGAGGTCGCAACCCTGACCGGGCTGGGGGCGCTGCTGGGGCGGGACGTGCGGACGCTGAGTCACGGGCAGCGGCGGCGGGTGATGCTGGGCGCGGCGCTGATGCCCGCGCCGGAGCTGCTGCTGCTGGACGAGTTCACGGACGGCCTGAGCCCGCAGGCCCGCGCGGAGCTGGGCGCGCTGATCGCGCGGGTGCACGCGTCGGGGGTGGGCGTGGTACTCGCCACGCACCGGCCAGAGGAGGCCCCGGCGCTGCCCTGGCGGACCCTGCGGGTGGAGGGGGGCGTGGTGACCGAGGCCGCGCCGGTCGGGGACGCGCCCTCCCCTGCCCTGGTGCTGCCGGGAGCGTCGGGTGGCGGGGAGGTGCTGGTGGCCGTGCAGGACGCGGTCGTATACCGGGACGGGCACCGGGCGCTGGGGCCGGTCAGCTGGTCGTGGCGCGCGGGGGAGCACTGGCTGGTGACCGGCGAGAACGGCAGTGGCAAGAGCACCCTGGCCCGCCTGATCGCCGGGGAGCTGCACCCCGCGCTGGGCGGGAGCGTCCGGCGGGCGTTCCTGGGGCGCGACCTGCTGACCGAGCGACGCGCGCAGATCGGGCTGGTCAGCGCGGAGCTGGGCATCCGGCAGCGGCGGGACTGGACGGGCCGTGAGGTGATCGCCAGCGCCTGGAGTGGCGCGGAGGGCTTCAGCCCCGCCCTGACCGCAGATCAGGCGCGCGTGGTGGAGGACCTGGCGGCGCACCTCGCCCTGACGGACCTGCTGGACCGCAGTGCCGAGTCGCTGTCGCAGGGGCAGCTGCGGCGCCTGCTGCTGGCCCGCGCGGTCGCGCACCGCCCGCGCCTGCTGATCCTCGACGAGGGCCTGGACTTCCTGGACGCCCACTCGCGCGCCGCGTTCCTGGCGCTGCTGCCCGGTCTGGCCCGCGCGGGCACGCACGTCCTGATCGTCGCGCACCGCGACGCGGACGCCCCGGCGGGCCTCACGCACCACCTGCACCTGGAGGGCGGGCGGGTCGCGTTCACGCGCTCCCTGCGGTCAGACTCGGCTCACCTTCAGGCTCTACCCTGACGCTCATGAAGCGCGTCCACCTGCTTGCCCCGCTGCTCCTCGCGGCCCTAAGCCTCACCCCCGCCCTCGCACAGGGCGCCGCCGCCACGCCCGCGACGCCCGCCGCGGAGGGCGCGCGGACCGTGGAAGCCGTCACCGCCAACAGCAGCAAGGGCTACTCGATCCGCGTTCCTGCCGGGTGGATCCCGCTGAAGAACGTGCCGGGCGCGGACGTGGCGTTCATCAACCGCGACGCAGGCACCGTGCGCCCCACCGTGACCGTGCAGGTGCAGGACGTGGACCCCAAACTGAAGGCGACCCTGGCGGACTTCCGCGACCTGTTCGCGTCGCAGCTGAGCAAGGAAGTCCCGAAGTTCAAGATGCTGGGCGAGAAGACCATCAAGCTGGGCAGCACGCCCGCGATCCTCTGGACGTACCTCGGCGACGGCGAGGGCGGCATGGTCCGCTGGACGCAGGTGTTCACCGTGAAGAACAACCGCCTGTTCACCGCGACCCTCGTGCAGCCCAGCGGCACGACGCCCGAGCAGATCGAGGAAGGCCGCGCGATCCTCACCAGCCTGACCCTGAAGTAATACGGACTCCGGTTGAAAGGTTGGCAAAAACGTTCAACCCGAGCGGATGCGAGCAGGAGCGAAACGGGTTCCGGGCGCGCGGGGTGGAGGTTCGGACGGTTGTCCCCTCCACCCCGCACGCTTTGCACTCAGCCGACGTCGATCATGACCTTCATGGACGTGCGTTTCTCGCGGTCCGCGAACGCGAAGGCCTCGGGCGTCTGCGTGAACGGGAAGCGGTGCGTGACCAGCGCGTCGAGGTTCACGCGACCCGTGGCGGCGAGTTCGATGGCGGCCGGGTAGCCGTTGGCATAGCGGAACACGCCGCGCAGCGTGACCTCGCGGCTGGCGGCGCTGACGATGTCCAGGCTGACCTCCGGGTCGGGCGGGAGGCCCACCAGCACGGCCGTCCCGCCGGGTTTCGGCGCGGCGAGGGTCAGGCGGGTGGTGGGGAGGCTCCCGGCGGTCTCGAAGGCGACGTCCACCCCGGCGTGCGAGGCGTGCAGGCGGTCACGCGCGGCGCACAGTTCCCGGATGACGGTCAGGGCGTCCCCGTGGCGGGCGTTGATGGTGTGC
This region of Deinococcus sp. JMULE3 genomic DNA includes:
- the ablA gene encoding lysine 2,3-aminomutase, with protein sequence MPIHPQATLRSQMMLPRNHRADKWADVPDEQWYDWKWQLKNRINSVAELEEVLTLTDSERKGASAEGIFRLDITPYFASLMDRDDPTCPVRRQVIPTEEELQPFTSMMEDSLAEDKHSPVPGLVHRYPDRVLMLVTTQCASYCRYCTRSRIVGDPTETFNPAEYEQQLNYLRNTPQVRDVLLSGGDPLTLAPKVLGRLLAELRKIEHIEIIRIGTRVPVFMPMRVTQELCDVLSENHPVWMNIHVNHPKEITPEVADACDRLTRAGVPLGNQSVLLRGVNDHPVIMQKLVRELVKIRVRPYYIYQCDLVHGAGHLRTTVSKGLEIMESLRGHTSGYSVPTYVVDAPGGGGKIPVAPNYVLSHSPEKLILRNFEGYIAAYSEPTDYTGPDMLVPTDWQRKEPGQSGIFGLMEGERISIEPKEFAESRHRPGATQHRLNSREDKWAAHGIGAATDTAPDGMVQAAQPVSGD
- a CDS encoding histidine phosphatase family protein, translating into MLRTLHLIKHGTPQFVAGVPAHEWPLAPDALTELPALAARLNPRPDVIVCSLEPKAHATAQALDDHLGVPLRPMHGLHEQLRYTARFHADPADFQAEYRQFFAQPDLLVVGEETARDARTRFSNAVNAVMAANPQPTVAVVAHGTVISLLVAALRGVDPYPLWRDLPLLGVLSVPWEPGAAGARTAP
- a CDS encoding SPFH domain-containing protein; the protein is MGFTIFVIVLLMLVLVTLFAGVKSVPQGSEWTQERFGKFQRTLKPGLNIIIPYIDRIGRRVNMMEQVLDVPSQEVITKDNALVTVDGVVFYQVLDAAKASYEVSNLNQAILNLTMTNIRTVMGSMDLDELLSNRDQINARLLTVVDEATEPWGVKATRIEVKDIKPPADLVASMARQMKAEREKRANILDAEGFRQAAILKAEGEKQAEILSAEGRRQAAFLEAEARERAAQAEAEATRLVSDAIAAGNVQAINYFVAQRYVDALKDIASAPNQKTLILPLEATSILGSLQGVAEIARDAFGRKG
- a CDS encoding acetyl ornithine aminotransferase family protein; the encoded protein is MTTLPKPRQPELKTSLPGPKTASIMERDSQHLSTSYMRPYPFVPDHGEGVWLTDVDGNTMLDFFAGIAVSTTGHAHPHVVQAVQEQITKFTHVCLTDYPQEITTSLAERLVKHVEKPGEKWRVFFSNSGAEAVEAAVKLARNHTGRQHIISTMGSFHGRTYGAITLTGSKTKYKRGFGPLLPAVSHVPYPNPFRPPLGSTPETCGQAVLDHIEGLFVGILPADEVAAIIVEPMQGEGGYIVPPADFLPGLRALCDKYGIMLIFDEVQAGMGRTGKMFSFQHFDVQPDIITSAKGIASGMPLGALLAKESVMTWPVGSHGSTYGGNPVAAAAAHSTLDLLEGKVQHPGCGANLMDNAAQVGEFIMAELKGMQAEFPFLGDVRGAGLFIGLEFVKPDGSPDGALRDRASMAMFERGLLNLDCGEAVIRISPPLILTREEAATGLEIMRETLRTLQ
- a CDS encoding pectate lyase: MRLTRLSSAPISSASKLLTLPALLALLSACNLSAAPGSSDPVATTPTLDAQGLNTFPTPTSTTKISATITIPKGTSRNYGNARYISSTDSQNENQAPLFILEDGASLSNVIIGAPAADGVHCKGSCTLTNVWWEDVGEDAATFKSTAASQVMTVTGGGARKATDKIFQHNGPGTMIIRNFSAETYGTFYRSCGNCKTQYRRNVVISGVTAKDGTAKLVGVNENYGDTAKISGVTIIGRRVPVCVRFTGVTSGEPKEIPGSGGPSGTTCQFSTGDISYQ
- a CDS encoding antibiotic biosynthesis monooxygenase; protein product: MSDAAIPSPTTVPPQATGITLVVTERVRLSKLEAYEAWARRLHALQATQPGFLGLHVLRDTNGPVAEYVTLVRFASPQALAAWRATPAYRSALAELDEFTADEVEYREAQGLEAWFDRPARLPAPPLWKNVIVGIVGVYPLIMLFAWLLRPVTGEWPAWASTLATASVSTLFLNWPVLPWLSRLLRPWLYPTRRA
- a CDS encoding ATP-binding cassette domain-containing protein, whose product is MSAPLVALRDVDVIAGGDTRLRGVTLDVPRGAALRLWGSNGGGKTTLLRLLAGEVAPVRGERVYGLGDGVQRSAVRARRSLRLVGPDAEAFYLTREWVQTVQDVLLAALSGERLNLWEATPGAQARVAEVATLTGLGALLGRDVRTLSHGQRRRVMLGAALMPAPELLLLDEFTDGLSPQARAELGALIARVHASGVGVVLATHRPEEAPALPWRTLRVEGGVVTEAAPVGDAPSPALVLPGASGGGEVLVAVQDAVVYRDGHRALGPVSWSWRAGEHWLVTGENGSGKSTLARLIAGELHPALGGSVRRAFLGRDLLTERRAQIGLVSAELGIRQRRDWTGREVIASAWSGAEGFSPALTADQARVVEDLAAHLALTDLLDRSAESLSQGQLRRLLLARAVAHRPRLLILDEGLDFLDAHSRAAFLALLPGLARAGTHVLIVAHRDADAPAGLTHHLHLEGGRVAFTRSLRSDSAHLQALP
- a CDS encoding DinB family protein, whose amino-acid sequence is MVSELRELFVRDLQKLIAELEAYPDDASVWRVRGDIVNPAGTLALHLIGNLSQFIGADLGGAPFERDREAEFARRDVPRAELIAGLREVSARVVSALDGLDAARLDEVSARQLPGFPEGMTVRYFLIHLYGHLNWHLGQVDYHRRMLD
- a CDS encoding NfeD family protein; the protein is MDWLPTLERVQSWHWWVLGALLLILEVAAPGIFFVWLALAAFALGLLVFVLPILPVAVQLLLFAALSVAAVTLGRRYVTRLLPDSPEAGRVNRGAHRLVGQTVTVVTPIVNGIGRVRVGDSEWRATGPDTPQGARVVIVAADGPTLHVREVNGTWT
- a CDS encoding Lrp/AsnC family transcriptional regulator, yielding MRQSGGHLDPLDHRILQELQTDSRLSMRELGRRVGLSAPAVTERVRRLEDAGVILGYGIRVASKPLGRTITAFIGVQDSGRNDPTLVRWATRHDGVLECHSVTGDNSCILKVAVPDVGALEHMLTELINMGFTCDTSIVLSTPLEGKLLLPPR